The proteins below are encoded in one region of Methanosarcina barkeri 3:
- the hisS gene encoding histidine--tRNA ligase: MTVNRPRGTRDFLPADTARRRYVESVMRDVARKWGYSEIITPTFEHLDLFTLKSGEGIIGELYNFTDKGGREMTLRPELTAPVMRLYINELQPFPKPLKLFYFENCFRYERPQKGRFREFWQFGVELIGSGKPDSDAEVIALADAMLKAVGVKGDMKLGNLAVIRTLLSGLESEIVSKVMRLVDKKEYAGLEALLEEIGAEEQLKSDLFHLIKLEGRHILPEVIKIVGNIPELVSFERTLKLLDAYGVDYSLDFGIARGLDYYTGMVFEVYAEGLGAQKQVCGGGSYQLIQLFGGGDVPSTGFGIGFDRIMEICPLIPPAPKTIMLISKPDVHLEAIDFVNELRKYVTVHVDLMERNFKAQLSYANTINADYVVIVGEKELEAGKLTLRDMVSGEQELLTLEEIIEKVC, from the coding sequence ATGACAGTTAATAGACCAAGAGGTACCCGGGACTTTTTACCTGCCGATACTGCCCGGAGAAGATACGTGGAAAGTGTTATGCGAGACGTTGCCCGCAAATGGGGCTACAGTGAAATCATTACGCCCACGTTTGAACATCTGGATCTTTTCACCCTGAAGTCAGGGGAAGGGATTATAGGGGAACTCTACAACTTTACGGACAAAGGCGGCAGAGAAATGACTCTCAGGCCTGAGCTTACCGCTCCTGTCATGCGCCTGTATATAAACGAACTTCAGCCATTTCCAAAACCTTTAAAATTGTTTTATTTTGAGAATTGTTTCCGCTATGAGCGTCCCCAGAAAGGTCGTTTCAGGGAGTTCTGGCAGTTCGGGGTTGAACTTATTGGAAGCGGAAAACCCGACTCAGATGCCGAGGTTATTGCCCTTGCTGATGCCATGTTAAAAGCCGTTGGAGTGAAAGGTGACATGAAGCTCGGAAACCTTGCAGTCATACGTACGCTCTTGAGCGGGCTTGAATCAGAAATCGTGAGCAAGGTCATGCGGCTTGTGGACAAGAAAGAATATGCAGGTCTAGAAGCCCTGCTCGAAGAAATAGGGGCTGAAGAACAGCTCAAATCCGACCTTTTCCACCTGATAAAGCTTGAAGGCAGGCATATTCTTCCTGAAGTAATAAAAATAGTAGGAAATATTCCTGAGCTTGTGAGCTTTGAAAGGACCCTCAAGCTTCTCGACGCATACGGAGTGGATTATTCTCTTGATTTCGGGATTGCACGCGGGCTTGACTACTACACGGGCATGGTTTTTGAGGTCTATGCCGAGGGGCTCGGTGCCCAGAAACAGGTCTGCGGAGGAGGCTCTTACCAGCTTATTCAGCTTTTCGGAGGCGGAGACGTGCCATCAACAGGTTTCGGGATAGGTTTTGACCGGATTATGGAAATCTGTCCTCTTATCCCTCCTGCCCCTAAAACCATTATGTTGATCTCGAAACCCGATGTCCATCTGGAAGCGATAGATTTTGTAAATGAATTGAGAAAGTACGTGACAGTCCATGTAGACCTAATGGAACGTAACTTCAAAGCCCAGCTCTCCTATGCAAATACCATCAATGCCGACTACGTGGTTATAGTCGGGGAAAAAGAATTAGAAGCAGGGAAGCTTACGCTGAGGGA